A DNA window from Mastomys coucha isolate ucsf_1 unplaced genomic scaffold, UCSF_Mcou_1 pScaffold21, whole genome shotgun sequence contains the following coding sequences:
- the LOC116103094 gene encoding protein FAM24A-like isoform X1, with the protein MSLLTYRRPGMRKSFDFRTVIMIIIGGGILAAMFLLIGVVLCLYSKIYKALNSHGTANEADDECYVDPCKDSQERITQDNNAAAEAGQPFQANTIAVESCGPLQCCSSCGADVGSLPPCLCSIREGL; encoded by the exons ATGTCTCTTCTGACCTACCGTAGGCCAG GTATGCGTAAGTCTTTTGACTTCCGAACAGTAATCATGATCATCATTGGTGGCGGGATCCTGGCAGCCATGTTTCTACTGATAGGAGTTGTGCTCTGTCTTTACTCCAAAATATACAAGGCTCTGAATTCACATGG AACCGCAAATGAGGCAGATGATGAATGCTATGTTGATCCATGCAAGGACTCCCAAGAGAGGATCACCCAAGACAACAACGCCGCTGCTGAGGCTGGTCAACCCTTCCAGGCCAACACAATTGCTGTTGAGAGTTGCGGTCCTCTCCAGTGTTGTAGTTCATGTGGTGCAGATGTTGGCTCCCTGCCACCCTGCCTTTGTAGCATAAGGGAAGGACTCTGA
- the LOC116103094 gene encoding protein FAM24A-like isoform X2 produces the protein MRKSFDFRTVIMIIIGGGILAAMFLLIGVVLCLYSKIYKALNSHGTANEADDECYVDPCKDSQERITQDNNAAAEAGQPFQANTIAVESCGPLQCCSSCGADVGSLPPCLCSIREGL, from the exons ATGCGTAAGTCTTTTGACTTCCGAACAGTAATCATGATCATCATTGGTGGCGGGATCCTGGCAGCCATGTTTCTACTGATAGGAGTTGTGCTCTGTCTTTACTCCAAAATATACAAGGCTCTGAATTCACATGG AACCGCAAATGAGGCAGATGATGAATGCTATGTTGATCCATGCAAGGACTCCCAAGAGAGGATCACCCAAGACAACAACGCCGCTGCTGAGGCTGGTCAACCCTTCCAGGCCAACACAATTGCTGTTGAGAGTTGCGGTCCTCTCCAGTGTTGTAGTTCATGTGGTGCAGATGTTGGCTCCCTGCCACCCTGCCTTTGTAGCATAAGGGAAGGACTCTGA